TTAAAAGAGTACATtgtcggccaggcatggtggctcacgcctgtaatcccagcactttgggaggctgaggtggacaaatcacaaggtcaggagttcaagaccagcctgaccaagatggtgaaaccctgtctctactaaaaatacaaaaaattagctgggcatagtggtggggtcctgtaatcccagctactcaggaggctgaggcaggagaataatttgaacccgggaggcggaggttgcagtgagccaagatcgcaccactgcacaccagccctggcgacagagtgagagtctgtctcaaaaaaaataaacaaacaagagtATGTTGTCCAGTTCATGCATGATATGTGGTTGTGCAGTTTGTGCATTTTGTAGCACCCTCAAAGAAAGGTGCATGTCCTTCTCAGAACAAAGACCCGAAGGCAAGTTCCATGTGTTCTTAGCCTCAAGGAGGCTTATGTAATTGTTTTGGAGAGTACCAGAAGGTTAATATTAAACAGCTTGTTTTAAAGTTCACCTTTCACATTTTTTGTTCCTTACTATTTCAATTCCCAGGGAATACACCTATCATGGGCAATAATGACTTAAGATGGAAACGGAATCTACTTttattacagaatattttttatgttttgataaGAGAGAGAAAGGCCTCAGACCAGTATATATTGACCAAGAATAAATGGGGTGTGTTGCAATGCTGTTTTATCCTTAATGTTCGTTCCAGCTTCTTTGAGGTCCAAGAGTTGGGAAGGAGGAAAATTAGCACTAGTAGTTTGAAAACATTGTCCTGCAAAGAACACAGCCGAATGGTGCCCTGCAATAGTCAGCGTCCTTGTCAGTCAGTAAGCATCTTACTGTGAGGGCCCCTTCCTCATCTCTGCCTTCTGCGCGTGGTCTGTGGATGTGGTTGAGGGCATTTTGAGATTAGTCTGAGTTGTCTAGCTCCACTAATTGTCTAGCTGCACGAGtgggagaagaagggaagggattAGAGAGCCTAAGCTTTCCCTTTTTTTAGGGGAACTCTCAgcatggagggagagaggaaaagagattaGGTAAATGCACCTGCACTGGCTTATATAATCCAAAAACCTTGTGAAGGTATCACCCCCCtgttacagatgggaaaacaaagGCTGAGAGAAAAGTAGATGCAGAGCCGGGATTCAAACAGATCTGTCAGAGACATGGATTCTGGGCTGTCAGTTGAGCTCATGTTCTTGTTCTTCAACTGAGAGAATCAATCCCCCCACCCCAGTTGCATAGCCATGTGGCTCAAGTTTCAGCCTCTGCAAAATTACAAAGTGCTGCCTGTCATGGAGTTTATGAGTATGAATTCTAGGGATTTGAACATATAATACttaaatgaacaaatgcatgCTTTTCCTGAATCCTGCTCATCTGGCCAGCATAGCTTACAGAAGTCAGTCACAGTCATTCTGAGGACAGTCACACACACAGTCTCCCTGCAAGGAGCCCTGTCCATGGACGGGGAAAAGCAGAAGCAGGTAGGATCAGTTGGTCCTAAATGAATAATCACACGAGTAACCTATAGTTACAATTAAAGTAAATGCTATGAAGGAAGTACAAGTGCACAAAATCTATTTTTGGAGGGACCCAGGAAGGCCTCCCTGAAGAAGTGATACCTCATCTAAGATGTTAAGTaggcaaggcacggtggctcacccctgtaatcctaacactttgggatgccgaggtggatggatcacctgaggtcaggagttcaagaccagcctggccaacatggcaaaacctcatctctactaaaaatacaaaaattagccaggtgtggtggtgggtgcctgtaatcccagctactcaggaggctgagaaagaatCGGTTgaccctgggaagcagaggttgcagtgagctgagatcgtgccactgcactccagcctgggtgacagagcaagactccgtctcaaaaataaataaagacatgaaGTAATGGTGTTAGCCAGGCAAATGGGGAGACAAGAGTTTTCCAGAAAGAAGGAACTGCATGTCCAAGGGCCTCGAGGCAAAAAGATGCTTAGTGAGTCCAAGAAACATAGAACAAGCTAGCAGGGCAAGGATGTAGTGAGTAAGGGGAGAATAACACTAAATGAGACTAGAGTAGTCCATGGGGCAGGTTGTGAAGGGCCATCTTGGCCATGCTAAGGAAATTCAGCTGGTTCCTAGAACAGAGTGAAGCCATCAAAGTGGTTGGTTCCAAGTAAGGGAGTGTCATGATCAGATCTGCAAATGTAAAAGGCCGCTCTACCTGATGTGTAGCGAATCATTTGGCAGAGAGCCAGGGGAGAGGTAATGGTGACAAGGGTGTGGCGAGGACGGAAGGACAGTGGAGAAGGCAGTGGATGGGACAGAAGCACTTTGAATATAACTTTGACAGGGCTTAAGTGACTGAGTCTGAAGGATGACTCCCAGGGTTCTGCCATTGCTGACATGGAGAAAGATCTGCAAGGAAGATCAGGAGCTCAGGTTTGACATATTAGGTACACGATTCctatagtgatgatgatgatgataaaataatagctaactCTTTTATTGATCCAAAACTACTAACAATACTATCAGCTGAAATATCCTGATTCAGGCATTATGGCTCAAACCCTTTTCAATGCTAAATGTCCTCATACAGTAATCAGCAGCCTCTGATATAACAATTCTCATCTTACCGAAGCATAAAATCCAAGGCCTTGCTGACTAGACCAGCAGGGCTGAAGTCCACTGGCCAGGGTTTCCTCCCCCATAGACAGTGCTGAGATGGGCGCTGCTAACATTTGCTTCTTTAACTTTCCTGCAGGATTTAATAAACTCCAAATGCTTCTTGCTTGCCCTCTAAGTATCCCCGTCCCACCCTATTCAACTTTTTTCCCACttctttcaaaatcatttttatatttttcagagtGGGACATGCCTTAAGAAAATCAAAGTCTACAAAAAGGCTCTTTTCTTCCTGAGACTGTTCTTAACAAGTCACAAATGAAACAGCTCATATTTCCCTGTTTACAACCCTCTAAGTCTATAGATACCCTGTTTTGCTCTCAAAGGCCAAACTCCACATTATAATGTGGCCTGCCCTACCTTCCAATCTCATCTAGTACTTCTCTCCCTTTTattactctgattttttttaagtttctcaaTTTATAAAGTCATTACTTTATGTTAGCTGAAACACTTTAGGTATCAAATGTAATTTCCACTGCCTTCCATGGATGCAATTAACATGTGGTATATGCATCCCCAGTGCTTCCACCCAGCTCCGgcggctgggaagtccaaggttgaggggctGCACCCGGGAAGGACTTCTTGCTGCGTCTTACCATGGCAGAAGGCTTACTACCCTGACTTTCTGTCTAGTTCTCAAAGCATGCTTTTCCTCAGGGCATTTGCTCTTGCTGTTCTCCATGGACTGCTTTTCCCTTTGACCTTTGCATGGCTGCCTCCTCATCCGTCCATACTCAGCTCACAGACCCTCCCTGGCTAGAGTGGGCTGCTTCCCTTATTCCCCCCAGTGTTACTGTTTATCACCGcatctgatttatttatttgattgcATTTGCCACAGACTACAATCAATATTGTTGACTAACTTGTCAGGCTTCCTGCAACTAGAATATCAGTCTACAAGGACTGGGCCCAAGGCTCTGAATTCCACTGTCCCCAGACTCTAGCCAGTTCCAGATGTGCAGCAGGTGCTCAGTAGATGTGTGCTGTTTGAATGTTGAAAGGGCCTTGCACTTCCATCTCGAGGCAGCTTTGTTTCCTGTGTTTCCAGACTTTCTGAACATGCTGTTGTATACTTACTATACTTCTTCGCAGATTACAGACTTTAGTTTTGAGAGATTTTACTTTTCAGTCATTTCTTCTGAAAGTTGAGAAGAAAACATATTGAATGTATTACTTGAAAATGTAACCTGATATACCGCTTAAAATGATTTATTCTGTGTCCTAAATCTGGACACAGTGTAGCTCAATCCTTTTAATAACTGCTAGTGAAAATGCCGTCATCCCCGTTTGATAAATGAGGAGACTGAGAAATAATGGTGTACTTATATGCAACTGGAAGTCTTCGAGTCCCCAGAACTCTCTCAATACATTTGCCTAATGTGACCTTGTGCTCATTTGCCTCAATTTCACATGCTTCTAGAATCTATTGGGGATGGccttaactttttgttttcttgagtattttcatttttagaccTACGGTAAAGTTGAAAGAATAGTACAACGAAcgcccatatatatatatgccatttaCGTTGATTCATTAGCTGCTAAGATTTTGACACATTTGGTTTACCTATTGATCCATTTATGTACCATTTTTTCTGAAACAGTTGATAAGTACACCATTATAATTCTATTGCTTAAGTACTTCAGCATGTTCAGCATGTATCTCTAAGCATAAGGATATTGTACTTCATACCACTATGCATTATCACACTCAcgaaacttgttttgtttttttgtttgtttgttttgaggtggagtctagctctgtcgcccaggctggagtgcagtggtgcaatcttggctcactacaacctccacctcctgggttcaagcaattctcccacctcagacttccgagtagctgggattacaggcacgcaccaccatgcctagttaatttttttgtatttttagtagtgacagggtttcaccatattggccaggctggtttcaaactcctgacctcaggtgatctgcccacctcagcctcccaaagtgctggaatgacaggcagaagccaccacacccggccatgaaACTTGTTCTTGATAGCATGTTATCTAATAGTGTCCCAGTAATATCCTTTTTTGGTGGTTGATTTTAGATTGAGCCAGGATACAGTCAAATATGAAGCATTGTACTTGGTGGTCATACTCTTTGGTCTCTTTCATTCAGTCTAGCACAGTTCCCAGCTTTTACTTGTCTTTCATAGTAGATATTTTTTAAGAGTCTaggccagttattttgtaaaTGTCCCATAACTGAGATTGTTAATTGCTTACTCATGATCACACTTAAATACTGTTGACAAGAACAAGAACATGGAAcagacaggcacggtggctcacacctgtaatcccagcactttgggaggctgaggcaggcggatcacttgaggtcaggagtatacacacacacacacccccctgagactgggtaatttataaagaaaagaagtttaattggctcacagttctacaggctatACAGGAGGCATAGTGGCTTTTGCTTCTAGTGAGGCCTTAGGAAACACAATCATGGCTGAAcaggaagcaggcatgtcttccGTGGCCAGAGCAGAAGAGTGAGGAGGTGCTACATACACACTTTAAACCACCAGACCTCACAATAACTCATTATCActagaacagcaccaaggggatggtgccaaaccattcatgagaaatcacccccgccaggccctacctccaacattagggattacaatttgggaTTGTCTAGTTGTTTATTCATGATCATACTCATGTTAAATACTACTGGCTAGAACATGGAATAGATGAAGATGTCTGATTGTTTCcccagtattttcattttttgaccGCTTTTTATGTGATCATAAAAAATGACAccgatccaaaccatatcaccttaaTGTAAAACTTAAGGACCCTAGAGAACTGAGAACAAAGGGCCTCCTGGAAGTGGAGTTACTGCAGGCACTCACATAGCCTTCGACTTGTATCCCTGTAGCTAGTCAACAAGTCTTTGCCAAGACTCTACCTACCTACCAAAATTAGACttcttaaaaaaggaataaaaagcagTTCAGAGCACCCAGCTGACTTTTTCCCTCTTGCAGAACACTTAAGGAGTTCCGTGATCGACCGAAAGGACTTAATAATCAAAAGGATTAAGCCCAAACCCCAGCAAGGAGATGACATCACAGTGGTGGACGTAGAGAAGCAGATTGAGGCCTTCCGCAGCCGCCTGATCCAGATGCTGGGGGAGCCTCTTGTCCCTCAACTCCAAGACAAAGTGCACTTGTTGAAGCTCCTGCTCTTCTATGCTGCGGACTTGAACCCTGACGCAGAGCCCTCTCAAAAGGGCTGGAGCAGCTCCTGAGGGCCTGCCAAGCACCGAATGCCAAGAATACCTCCTGAACTCTTATCTCCAACTACTTAAAAGCTCCAAAAGTAGGAAAAGTGGCTAAAATCTTACAAGACCAAACCTATATTATTTAATCAGTAGGCTGTAATTTCTAACTCTagtataaatatcttttttttaataatcctATCCTAGCCTATTCTCAAATATGGCTTAAATATAcaaggtatatatattttttaataaattatttatctatactttttttgaaacaggttaATACTGTGTGCACCACGTTTAACATTTTCATTCAAGATGTGGAAAAATCCCTCTGCTGAAGCCACTCTATACACCAATATTATGTCATTCAAGGTACCGACGACCTGTTTCAGGAGAGACGTTCATTTTTCCCTAATGAAATGCAAGCATTCTATGTTAGACCTATTCTATTGCCTATTAATTTGACTTTGTAATAAATAGAGGGTAGAAACAAAAGGATCAAGTGTGTTACAAAACATTTGATGTTAAAAGGAGACAATAAAAAGGCAATGGTTTTTCAAAATACCAAGTTCACTGTGACTCTGGGTAGGCAGAGTGGAATCACCATtgttaaaaggacaaaaaaatagCCACATTTGAGAAAGTAGTAAAGATTTTTACTGTCAAAACAAGAAATCATaatagaagacacaaataaattaaTTGTTCTCATAATTTTAGACTCCAGGGCCTCTCTATGGAAAGGCCAGCTTCTTATACAGACCAGGTACTAtcccaaacaaaaaacaggtacTTGAGACAGTGTTCAAGACAACAACTGAACTTGTACACAGTGAGGAGAAATAAAAAGGTGGCTTCCCTATTTCCCTCCCTCAGTAAGGTTATGTGTTGCATAAAGGGATGAGGCTCATTTTGGTGAAAAATGCTTTCATACAGAAAATTTTGAATTCATTCACCTCCCCACACAGGCATTCCAGGCCCTGACCTGAACAAGGAAATCAAAATAAGGTAACACCATTGGCTTCACATGAACCTCAAGACTATAACTGTACCTACCATctcctttactttttttaaaatttaatgtccATTTACCTATACCAAATCAGTAGACTGAATTTTCTCTCTTAGGAAGTTTTTAACCAAATTAGAGCTAAATTAATCTCACTTTAAAGTGCAAGAAAGGCTCTGCTAGAGTAGTGTTTGTTCTGTGGCATAGAAAGAGGAGCATGCCTCCCCCAGCACTGGCCTAAGAGGCCCCACAAGAAGAACTGGCTGCAGGACAGTGATCCATTAGGTCTACCAAAAAGCAGGGGGACGCAGTGTTCAGCCTAGAAAGAGGGGTCCCTGCCGAATCTGGCTTTTACCTGTACCCAGGTCCCAAACAAATCTTGGGTCCCCTAACTGATAAGGCTGGAGCACAGCACCAGCCATCAACAGGGCCAAAGTCGTCTCAGGGAGTCAATGAGCACCTCTAAGCCATGATTTGTCAGTGCTCACGTGGATAGTGGTAAAGGAATCGAGAAGTCTGGGTTTTGGAACAGCACAAACATTCTTTACCCAGTAAGCAGTGATCAATGTTCTTACCTAGggcaaatgatgaaaaaataGGTAATGAGGTCCCCATGCACCAGTGCTGAGAATATTTAGTCTAACTTTAAAGCAGTACAAAATGACTTCTTCTACACAACAAGGGCCAACTTTGTACTAATGTTTCTCAAAAACCAATTACATCTCCAGCTCTAGCCTCAATTTAACGGGttctttactttatttatttatttgacagagtctcgttctgtcgtccaggctggagtgtaatagcatgatctcagctcactacaacctccgcctcccgggttcaggcaattctcctgcctcagcctcgcaagtagctgggactacaggcgcccaccaccacgcccagctaatttttgtatttttagtagagacgtggtttcaccatgttggccaggctggtcttgaactcctgacctcaagtgatccacccaccttggcctcccaaagtgctgggataacaggcatgagctaccatgcccagctgattaagtttttaaatatacctTTCCTATGTCAATGCCAAGGTAAAAGGGGAGTGGGGTGCAAGAAACCTTCTTTACCAGAATCCCTGGAAAGAAAGGGCTCTAGAAGCCAGTGGGTGTGAGCACATTCAAGTCACGGGGTTTGAGGTTATGGGCCCGTGGTGGTGGTTTCTTTCCTTCCACCACTGGGATGTCCATCTTGGGCGGCTTCAAGGCTGCTGGCTCTTCAGCCATTTGGTTGGTTTGAGCACGGATCAGTTCCAATGGAGAGGGCTTCTGGGCTCCTCGGTAGGCCTGGGTGGCAAAACTTCCTACAAAAGTGAACCAGAGCGTGAATGATTTCAAAACCAGTAGGCAGCTCCCGATATACAATATGGTAAGATGCCTGCCATGCCGCTCTGTTTTTTGAAGGCACTGCCTTACCAGAGTCATACTTTTGAAGGGATCTCGGTCCAAAGAGGCTCCACTTGTCTGACAAGTTTCTGTCCTTATCCCCACTTCCAGAGTCCATGGTGCTGGGATTTGGGCCAGGTAAGGCTGTGGAAGAACCAGAAGTGAACCAGcccctggaagaaaaaaaaaaaaaacatacccTAAAATACCTCTTCCTTCACCCCTAGAAATGTCTCACACCAAAAGAACAGGAACTGAACTATCCCTTCTCCCTCCGAAACCACAGGCTTAAATAATACAACCTCGCCTGCCACACTAGCTTTCCTGAAGCACACGGGAACTCGGAAGCGTCACAGGAAGGGCTCACCTGGGCCTCTGCTTAGGTGAAGAATGTGGACTGGTGCTTGGGGTGGACTGGGCTGATGCAGGCTGCCTCTCTTCTTTTGTTATCTCTCCACTCTGTAGCTTTAGTTTCTGCTCAGATGGGTAAGAagagagactttttaaaaatgaaagcaaatgcaAACAGCTAAGCCTAGGCATAAACAATTGGGTTTGCGTTCTAACTTTAAGCACAAGACATCTACAGGTGGAATGATTTCGAGTGATCTAACAGGTAGTCCTTTGTTTTTGCCAAAGGACATGGAACTCCATCTCCTCAAAAAATGTGTTCATTCTACACTGTATTGTGAACATCCCTGTACTTAAAGCTTTACACTACAACTTTTACTTTCAGAAAAGTGAAGTAATTGCCCCCACATTCCCCCAAGTCAGTAAAATGGAAGAGCCAGAACTCAAGCTGCCAGCCTTCTTGGCCTTTTAAGCAGGGCTTAAGCTCTTGTCTCGCTGCTGCTCCTACCACGTACAAAGCCCTGCCATTCTCAGTCTCTCCAAGCCAAGACTCAGGCATGTGGGTCTCTTCAGCTAAATGCTTCCTCTGAGGAGCCTGCTccattctctcctcctcctctcccacagTCAGCCACTCTGGGTTCCCTCAGCACCGTTAGCATTCCTCTAACTGACTCGCAGTCTAGCGGGGAGAGACAGGTCTAATCTCAGCTCTTCTAGAGCAAGGTTCCCATGCTGTCTCCTCCCTCCGGGCCTGCCATGCCACTGCTTAGCCCAAGCTGTGCTCCAAACAATGATCACGTTTGAATTTTCTCAAACATTCAACAGATCCATTCATGTAAGTTGACAATCTGTTACAAGATGTAAGTTACAGCTAATATTTCAGCCATCCTCATGTTCTACTCCTATGGGAAAGACACAGAAAATGAGTCAACCAAAGTCAGTCCTACCGTTATGTAAGGTGAATTGCTCAAATAGAATTCTCACTGACCTATACTGGAAAGTTCTCAGTTAAGTGTCAAAGGCTGATGGTACCCCTCTCTGGAAGCATCGGCCTTGTTTGAAAGCTTAAACTGGCCACCAGCCCAAA
This DNA window, taken from Macaca fascicularis isolate 582-1 chromosome 6, T2T-MFA8v1.1, encodes the following:
- the KIAA1191 gene encoding putative monooxygenase p33MONOX isoform X2, producing MSLPIGIYRRALSYDDTLEDPAPMTPPPSDMGSVPWKPVIPERKYQHLAKVEEGEANLPSSAMTLSSAIDSVDKVPVVKAKATHVIMNSLITKQTQESIQHFERQAGLRDAGYTPHKGLTTEETKYLRVAEALHKLKLQSGEITKEERQPASAQSTPSTSPHSSPKQRPRGWFTSGSSTALPGPNPSTMDSGSGDKDRNLSDKWSLFGPRSLQKYDSGSFATQAYRGAQKPSPLELIRAQTNQMAEEPAALKPPKMDIPVVEGKKPPPRAHNLKPRDLNVLTPTGF
- the KIAA1191 gene encoding putative monooxygenase p33MONOX isoform X1, which produces MASRQPEVPALEASGPLGNMSLPIGIYRRALSYDDTLEDPAPMTPPPSDMGSVPWKPVIPERKYQHLAKVEEGEANLPSSAMTLSSAIDSVDKVPVVKAKATHVIMNSLITKQTQESIQHFERQAGLRDAGYTPHKGLTTEETKYLRVAEALHKLKLQSGEITKEERQPASAQSTPSTSPHSSPKQRPRGWFTSGSSTALPGPNPSTMDSGSGDKDRNLSDKWSLFGPRSLQKYDSGSFATQAYRGAQKPSPLELIRAQTNQMAEEPAALKPPKMDIPVVEGKKPPPRAHNLKPRDLNVLTPTGF
- the KIAA1191 gene encoding putative monooxygenase p33MONOX isoform X3, which translates into the protein MTLSSAIDSVDKVPVVKAKATHVIMNSLITKQTQESIQHFERQAGLRDAGYTPHKGLTTEETKYLRVAEALHKLKLQSGEITKEERQPASAQSTPSTSPHSSPKQRPRGWFTSGSSTALPGPNPSTMDSGSGDKDRNLSDKWSLFGPRSLQKYDSGSFATQAYRGAQKPSPLELIRAQTNQMAEEPAALKPPKMDIPVVEGKKPPPRAHNLKPRDLNVLTPTGF